In one Thermoanaerobaculia bacterium genomic region, the following are encoded:
- the xerD gene encoding site-specific tyrosine recombinase XerD: MRADAGDFLVRHLPTYLDRLAVERGLSPRSVEAYGRDLSEFGRWLESRGIPIAKVGRAEIVRHLQARRAAGLSARSAARLISSLRGFFGFAVGEKIISEDPTAHVENPKTWAALPHALGPSEVDALLAAPDESGPLGLRDRAMLETLYATGLRVSELVRLETGRVDLEGGTILVSGKGNKERLVPLGRGARKWIARYLADARPGLDPKRSPHLFLNRRGSPMTRQRFWQLIEGYARKAGIRAAISPHVLRHSFATHLLEHGADLRSVQMMLGHADISTTQIYTHVSRARLRTVYDEFHPRARKKKGPREGAP; encoded by the coding sequence ATGCGCGCGGACGCCGGCGATTTCCTGGTCCGGCACCTCCCGACTTATCTCGACCGTCTCGCCGTCGAGCGAGGACTCTCTCCCCGCAGCGTCGAGGCGTACGGCCGCGACCTCTCGGAGTTCGGCCGATGGCTCGAGTCCCGCGGAATTCCGATCGCGAAGGTCGGCCGTGCCGAGATCGTCCGCCACCTGCAGGCGCGCCGCGCCGCCGGCCTTTCCGCGCGTTCGGCCGCGCGGCTGATCTCCTCGCTTCGGGGCTTCTTCGGTTTCGCCGTCGGAGAGAAGATCATCTCGGAGGATCCGACGGCGCACGTCGAGAACCCGAAGACCTGGGCCGCGCTGCCGCACGCGCTCGGCCCGTCCGAGGTCGACGCCCTGCTCGCCGCTCCCGACGAGAGCGGCCCCCTCGGGCTGCGCGACCGCGCGATGCTCGAGACCCTCTACGCGACGGGCCTCCGCGTCTCGGAGCTCGTCCGGCTCGAGACGGGAAGGGTCGACCTCGAGGGAGGGACGATCCTCGTGTCGGGGAAGGGGAACAAGGAGCGGCTCGTGCCGCTCGGCCGCGGCGCCCGGAAGTGGATCGCGCGTTATCTCGCCGACGCCCGCCCGGGCCTCGACCCGAAGCGGTCCCCGCACCTGTTCCTGAACCGCCGCGGCTCCCCGATGACCCGGCAGCGGTTCTGGCAGCTGATCGAGGGGTACGCCCGGAAGGCCGGCATCCGCGCCGCGATCTCGCCGCACGTGCTGCGGCACTCTTTCGCGACGCATCTCCTCGAGCACGGCGCGGATCTGCGCTCCGTGCAGATGATGCTCGGCCACGCGGACATCTCGACGACGCAGATCTACACGCACGTCTCGCGCGCGCGCCTCCGGACCGTCTACGACGAGTTCCACCCGCGCGCGCGCAAAAAAAAGGGGCCCCGCGAAGGGGCCCCGTGA